From Spirosoma aerolatum, one genomic window encodes:
- a CDS encoding sterol desaturase family protein, which yields MRDLIQLAIPGFVILLVAEIIVTVKQQKDYYVTKDTASSLSMGIGNVIISALIGKALVFGAFTLVYQFRLFTIDMTNWWAWAILFFAEDFSYYWFHRISHSSRYFWASHVVHHSSMKYNLGTALRQTWTGNLSGAFVFWLWLPLIGFPPIAIMTMQSISLLYQFWIHTELINKFPAPIEAIFNTPSHHRVHHGSDLDYLDKNHAGILIIWDRLFGTFQEERHRPTYGLTTNIDTHNPVRIAFHEWVSIGQDLRRSHSVGDALGYLFGPPGWSHDGSRKTTKQLRAQQNAVVESKVEA from the coding sequence TTACGTTACCAAGGATACGGCCAGCAGTTTGTCGATGGGAATCGGAAATGTCATCATCAGTGCGTTAATTGGCAAAGCTCTGGTGTTTGGCGCGTTTACGCTAGTCTATCAATTTCGGCTGTTTACGATAGACATGACCAACTGGTGGGCCTGGGCGATTTTGTTCTTTGCCGAAGATTTCAGCTACTACTGGTTCCATCGAATCAGCCATAGTAGCCGATATTTCTGGGCATCGCACGTTGTGCATCACTCTTCCATGAAATATAATCTGGGCACAGCACTTCGCCAAACCTGGACAGGCAATCTGTCAGGTGCTTTCGTTTTCTGGCTGTGGTTACCTCTGATTGGCTTTCCGCCCATTGCGATCATGACTATGCAGTCGATTAGTTTGCTGTATCAGTTCTGGATTCATACCGAACTCATCAATAAGTTTCCAGCCCCGATTGAAGCTATTTTCAATACGCCTTCGCATCATCGCGTACACCACGGTTCCGATCTGGATTATCTCGATAAAAACCATGCGGGTATTCTCATCATTTGGGATCGGCTGTTTGGTACTTTTCAGGAGGAGCGTCATCGTCCTACCTACGGGCTGACCACAAATATTGATACCCATAATCCGGTCAGAATTGCATTTCATGAGTGGGTATCAATCGGACAGGATCTACGTCGGTCCCACTCGGTCGGGGATGCGTTAGGCTATCTTTTCGGCCCTCCCGGCTGGAGTCACGATGGTTCACGAAAAACAACGAAGCAATTACGGGCACAACAAAACGCTGTTGTTGAGTCGAAGGTTGAAGCCTAA